The following proteins come from a genomic window of Candidatus Obscuribacter sp.:
- a CDS encoding enoyl-CoA hydratase/isomerase family protein: protein MPQANSPDAVFTGLPAESYGFKRIIYDKTGYIATITINRPDVLNCFDTLTLKELGQAFLDAGSDDAIAVVVITGAGDKAFCTGADLREQEEHILHKPNNYHKWMYTFIEMHDRLRNLGKPTIARLNGMTVGGGNELNMACDLAVAADHVTIRQVGAARGSVAAGGATQWLPMIVGDRRAREMLLLCEPIDAYTALDWGLVNQVVPASMLDSTVKELAEKLYNKLPECTRYTKQQLNFWRDFSWSMTVGHARDWLTVHAGSYETAEGLSSFRKKQPMDYAKIRARGAKPMGTANPAFDTTPCSACNSDNPVGNAFCGACGHKL from the coding sequence ATGCCTCAGGCCAACTCGCCAGACGCCGTGTTTACCGGACTGCCGGCCGAGTCCTATGGCTTTAAGCGCATCATTTACGACAAGACTGGTTATATCGCCACTATCACTATTAACCGTCCCGATGTGCTCAACTGTTTTGACACTCTCACCCTCAAAGAGCTTGGTCAAGCCTTTTTAGATGCAGGCTCTGATGACGCCATTGCTGTAGTGGTAATCACCGGTGCTGGCGATAAAGCATTTTGTACTGGAGCTGACCTGAGGGAGCAAGAGGAGCACATCCTCCACAAACCAAACAATTATCACAAGTGGATGTATACCTTTATAGAGATGCATGACCGCTTGCGCAATCTGGGCAAACCCACGATAGCCAGACTAAATGGCATGACTGTGGGTGGTGGCAACGAACTCAACATGGCTTGTGATTTAGCTGTTGCAGCTGACCACGTCACCATCCGTCAAGTGGGAGCGGCCCGTGGCAGTGTCGCCGCCGGTGGTGCCACACAGTGGTTACCAATGATAGTGGGAGACCGTAGAGCCAGAGAGATGCTACTGCTCTGCGAGCCAATAGACGCCTACACCGCCCTTGACTGGGGACTGGTCAATCAAGTCGTACCAGCCTCGATGCTCGATAGCACAGTCAAAGAACTAGCCGAAAAACTCTACAACAAGCTACCTGAGTGCACACGTTACACCAAACAACAGCTCAATTTTTGGCGCGATTTTAGCTGGTCAATGACCGTTGGCCATGCCCGAGACTGGCTCACTGTGCATGCTGGCTCTTATGAGACCGCCGAGGGACTGAGTAGCTTCCGCAAAAAACAGCCCATGGATTATGCCAAAATCCGTGCCCGCGGTGCCAAACCAATGGGCACTGCCAATCCGGCGTTTGATACTACCCCCTGCTCGGCATGCAACAGCGATAACCCAGTGGGCAATGCCTTTTGCGGAGCCTGCGGACACAAGCTCTAA
- a CDS encoding enoyl-CoA hydratase/isomerase family protein, producing MTDEKILLTEKKNGVGIITLNRPDKLNAFNDELTFQLQDALKEMEKDKEVRAIILTGAGRGFCSGQDLQSRSIAQEVGHRTSLGDSIKRRYNPIVIKLRRMEKPIIAAVNGVAAGAGASMAFACDYRIVTDKTNFIQSFTKVGLIPDSGATFILPRLIGATKAFELMLSADKLPAEEALRLGVVNKVVAEADLMTEAMQLAEKLAAGPSKAFGLTKRAINKAIFDDLEELLEYEANLQELAGRSDDFQEGVKAFVEKRTPNYTGK from the coding sequence ATGACAGACGAAAAGATTTTGCTTACAGAAAAGAAAAACGGTGTCGGTATAATCACGCTCAACCGTCCTGACAAACTTAATGCCTTTAACGATGAGCTGACCTTCCAATTGCAGGATGCGCTCAAAGAAATGGAAAAGGACAAAGAAGTCAGAGCGATTATCCTTACCGGTGCCGGTCGTGGTTTTTGCTCCGGACAGGACTTGCAGAGCCGCTCTATCGCTCAGGAAGTAGGTCACCGCACCTCTCTGGGAGACAGCATCAAGCGCCGTTATAATCCCATCGTAATCAAACTGCGCCGCATGGAAAAACCAATCATCGCCGCCGTCAACGGTGTCGCTGCTGGTGCAGGTGCATCCATGGCATTTGCCTGTGACTATCGCATCGTCACTGACAAGACCAACTTTATCCAGTCATTTACAAAAGTCGGTCTCATCCCAGACTCCGGTGCTACTTTTATCTTGCCTCGTTTGATTGGCGCCACCAAAGCCTTTGAGTTGATGCTTAGCGCTGATAAGCTCCCCGCTGAAGAAGCTCTCAGACTGGGCGTAGTCAATAAAGTTGTAGCCGAAGCCGACCTCATGACCGAAGCTATGCAACTGGCAGAAAAACTAGCTGCCGGTCCAAGCAAAGCCTTTGGTCTGACCAAGCGCGCTATCAACAAAGCAATTTTTGATGACCTCGAAGAGCTTTTGGAATACGAAGCTAATTTGCAAGAGCTAGCTGGTCGCTCAGATGACTTCCAAGAGGGCGTCAAAGCCTTTGTCGAGAAGCGTACTCCCAACTACACCGGCAAATAA
- the dapB gene encoding 4-hydroxy-tetrahydrodipicolinate reductase translates to MTIKVSLAGVTGWTGKLVAESVIAAPDMELVSCVSRSAQGKTLSSLGLASDLVVSGSVAEALKTRSDVFVDFTSADAVREHVLYAIGQGVSTIVGSSGLSATDFDEIQKLALDKGVGVIACGNFSITAALAKHFSLLAAKYLPSWEIIDYASATKIDAPSGTVRELAECMEEVRQNKLARPVSETVGEVTARGAQIKGTPVHSVRLPGYVIAFETVFGLPDERLTLRHDAGTSARPYVDGTLLAIRQCAQVKGLVRGLDKLLF, encoded by the coding sequence ATGACAATTAAAGTAAGCCTGGCTGGTGTGACTGGATGGACTGGTAAGCTTGTCGCTGAGTCAGTCATTGCCGCACCGGATATGGAGCTAGTGTCCTGTGTCAGCCGCTCGGCTCAAGGTAAGACTCTCAGCTCTCTTGGGCTGGCAAGCGACCTCGTCGTCTCAGGCAGTGTCGCCGAGGCGCTCAAAACTAGATCCGATGTCTTTGTCGACTTTACTAGTGCTGATGCTGTCCGAGAGCATGTTTTGTATGCTATTGGTCAGGGTGTCTCCACTATCGTGGGCAGCTCTGGGCTCAGTGCCACTGATTTTGACGAGATCCAAAAGCTCGCTCTGGACAAAGGCGTGGGAGTGATTGCCTGTGGCAATTTTTCTATCACCGCTGCTCTAGCCAAACATTTCTCTTTGCTTGCCGCCAAGTATTTGCCGAGTTGGGAAATCATCGATTACGCTAGCGCCACTAAGATTGACGCGCCAAGCGGCACGGTGCGAGAGCTGGCCGAATGTATGGAAGAGGTGCGCCAAAATAAACTGGCCAGGCCAGTGTCAGAGACCGTAGGCGAGGTCACTGCTCGTGGTGCTCAAATCAAGGGTACACCGGTGCACTCTGTGCGATTGCCCGGTTATGTCATTGCTTTTGAGACAGTCTTTGGTTTGCCTGATGAGCGGCTCACTCTGCGTCACGACGCCGGCACCAGTGCCAGACCCTATGTGGATGGCACATTGCTTGCTATACGGCAGTGTGCCCAGGTCAAAGGACTGGTGCGGGGTCTCGATAAACTACTGTTTTAG
- a CDS encoding enoyl-CoA hydratase/isomerase family protein — protein sequence MTYKNILTSKEAAGQADTYIGVVQLNRPTVLNALNTELMTELVAALQEMDRDESVRSIVLTGSDRAFAAGADIKEMSDESTVSIMLKDNLAIWDKVKNIKKPIIAAVSGFALGGGCELMMMCDIIIASESAQFGQPEINIGVIPGAGGTQRLTRVFGKYKAMEMILTGRPINAREAYELGLVNKVMPVELYLEEAKNLAKEIAAKSPIAVRLAKEAVLKTFDGTLSEGLEFERKNFYMLFSSEDQKEGMKAFLEKRKAVFTGR from the coding sequence ATGACTTACAAAAACATTTTGACCAGCAAAGAAGCAGCGGGACAAGCTGATACCTATATAGGTGTCGTCCAGCTCAATCGCCCCACTGTACTCAACGCTCTCAATACCGAGCTGATGACCGAGTTGGTGGCTGCTTTGCAAGAAATGGATAGAGATGAGAGCGTGCGCTCCATAGTCCTCACTGGCAGCGACAGAGCATTTGCTGCTGGTGCTGATATCAAAGAAATGTCCGATGAGAGCACAGTCTCAATCATGCTCAAAGACAATCTCGCCATCTGGGACAAAGTCAAAAACATCAAAAAACCCATCATCGCAGCAGTATCAGGATTTGCACTGGGCGGCGGTTGTGAGCTAATGATGATGTGCGACATTATCATTGCTTCTGAGAGCGCTCAGTTTGGTCAACCCGAAATAAACATCGGAGTTATCCCTGGAGCCGGCGGCACTCAGCGCCTCACCCGTGTTTTTGGCAAATACAAAGCAATGGAAATGATCCTCACCGGTCGTCCCATCAATGCCCGCGAAGCTTATGAGCTTGGTCTCGTAAACAAAGTCATGCCAGTAGAGCTTTATCTAGAAGAAGCTAAAAATCTCGCCAAAGAAATCGCAGCCAAATCTCCCATCGCCGTAAGACTAGCTAAAGAAGCCGTACTCAAAACTTTTGATGGCACCTTATCGGAAGGCTTGGAATTCGAGCGCAAAAATTTCTACATGCTCTTCTCCTCAGAAGATCAAAAAGAAGGCATGAAAGCATTTTTGGAAAAACGCAAAGCCGTATTTACCGGTCGCTAA
- a CDS encoding ABC transporter ATP-binding protein, whose translation MTEVAHGQAQGAPESPGYTSAEGDSLSKGIVVDNIVKTYKGGKVKALNGLSLKIAPGEAVGLVGPNGAGKTTLLGCLLGFLAVDKGSVTIDGFAPDDMRSRARVGYLPERLTFDRWMTGRDYMQYHHELSGGGESVRKRECEELLTRVELDPSSWAQPVKKYSRGMLQRLGFAQALVGKPDYLLMDEPTSGMDPQGVIIVRSLLRDLRTKDKLTILLNSHQLDQIERSCDRVAFIAKGQVVGFENLREEAKNIASVMEIKWLSDDVCVDESLIGRTAAANNCLLMHFEEGLARIQTQNLPQSASLIKALVMAGVPVVQAAPDSGRLERVFMEQMSDTK comes from the coding sequence CGCCAGAATCTCCTGGATATACCAGTGCTGAAGGCGATAGTCTGAGCAAGGGTATCGTTGTCGATAATATCGTAAAAACCTATAAGGGGGGCAAAGTCAAAGCCTTAAATGGGCTCTCCTTAAAAATTGCTCCAGGTGAGGCCGTTGGTCTTGTGGGCCCCAATGGCGCCGGTAAGACCACGCTGCTTGGGTGTTTGCTGGGCTTTTTGGCTGTAGACAAAGGTAGCGTTACTATCGACGGCTTTGCACCGGATGATATGCGCAGTCGAGCCAGGGTTGGTTATTTGCCGGAACGTCTCACCTTTGACCGTTGGATGACAGGCCGGGATTATATGCAATACCACCACGAGCTGAGTGGTGGCGGCGAGAGTGTGCGCAAGCGCGAATGTGAAGAGCTGCTTACCCGAGTGGAGCTGGACCCCAGCTCCTGGGCTCAGCCGGTCAAAAAATATTCAAGGGGTATGTTGCAGCGTCTGGGCTTTGCCCAAGCACTGGTGGGTAAGCCTGATTATCTTTTGATGGATGAGCCAACCTCTGGCATGGACCCCCAGGGCGTAATTATTGTGCGATCGCTGTTGCGTGACCTGCGCACAAAAGACAAGCTGACAATTTTGCTTAATAGCCACCAGCTTGACCAAATAGAGCGCAGCTGCGACCGGGTGGCATTTATAGCCAAAGGGCAGGTAGTTGGCTTTGAAAATTTAAGAGAAGAAGCCAAAAATATCGCCAGTGTGATGGAGATAAAGTGGCTCTCTGATGATGTCTGTGTCGACGAAAGTCTCATTGGTCGCACAGCTGCTGCCAATAACTGTCTGCTTATGCACTTTGAAGAAGGTCTGGCTCGCATTCAGACGCAAAATCTGCCGCAGTCGGCCAGTCTTATCAAAGCTCTGGTCATGGCCGGTGTGCCTGTAGTCCAGGCTGCGCCGGATTCAGGACGGCTGGAGCGAGTCTTTATGGAGCAGATGTCCGACACAAAATAG
- a CDS encoding ABC transporter permease subunit has protein sequence MNRAICVNTWREFKSNKVRLILLTLLFLGPLAHFTWRRCFSPLEIQDEMISFSAMSIFFALIWGIGVVGRERQHGTITLVLARPVTITNYIISKWIAVGLAAAICAVQALVVEHAISVYFAPSLLLDGEFFANMAERIIIAFGTASVLVFCSSLVTGIKDLAIIAGVLFALMLGAQVLSPVYHTAYTWSGISQVNLERLAHIGLGALAAVFYPNIPIANLFTFGGEYIGSVINYVCVVSVFLSLAVFTLSRKEFSYAQD, from the coding sequence GTGAATCGAGCAATATGCGTCAATACCTGGCGCGAATTTAAATCAAACAAAGTGCGGCTAATTCTCCTCACTCTGCTCTTTCTCGGGCCACTGGCGCATTTTACCTGGCGTCGTTGTTTTAGTCCGCTAGAGATTCAAGATGAGATGATCTCCTTTAGCGCCATGTCGATATTTTTTGCCCTTATATGGGGCATCGGTGTGGTGGGCAGGGAGCGCCAGCATGGCACTATCACACTGGTTTTGGCAAGACCGGTGACCATAACCAATTACATCATCAGTAAATGGATAGCCGTTGGGCTGGCTGCCGCCATTTGCGCGGTGCAAGCACTGGTGGTTGAGCATGCTATTTCGGTTTATTTTGCCCCTTCGCTTTTGCTAGATGGCGAATTTTTTGCCAATATGGCTGAGCGTATCATTATTGCGTTTGGCACCGCTTCTGTGCTTGTTTTTTGTTCGTCACTGGTAACTGGCATCAAAGACCTGGCGATTATCGCCGGCGTGCTCTTTGCCCTTATGCTCGGTGCCCAAGTGCTGTCGCCTGTCTATCACACAGCTTATACCTGGAGCGGTATCTCGCAGGTCAATTTAGAGCGCCTTGCGCACATAGGCTTGGGCGCACTGGCAGCAGTGTTTTACCCCAATATTCCAATTGCTAATTTGTTTACTTTTGGCGGTGAGTATATTGGCTCTGTGATCAATTATGTCTGCGTGGTATCAGTCTTTTTGTCTCTTGCAGTGTTTACCTTGAGCCGCAAGGAGTTTAGTTATGCCCAAGACTGA